A genomic window from Streptomyces sp. NBC_01429 includes:
- a CDS encoding sensor histidine kinase produces MRRRRPDGPRTRLPLRKSLLGRLLTVSALVASCSVAATAWIAVQTTSGAIRQEQGQNLSADAKIYNSLLGYAATHPGWDGVDGMARELARRSERRIVLTTQDRHPLFDSAVNSPSGKTDPSAAPLAPQASAVVDPLSVDTVLVPDSASADADRVDPRAVGPFLLTEEERTRLRRTAAANVECLGSMGIAADVVESPSGRPRIQLVSNDTDPMERKCLDDVPAVPTATEKKALQELNQLSDACLERQDRKGVRLNLDLSWGREAVPSLVATRPDEAPSSMPATGAEEELAARQDRARKAEAARMPPVGRPGPLNSRYDRAVAACVASARREQLTSYVAAPALLFIDTPGGAVSVPGLDLSPANTARIAGVTALVLALTVGASVIAGTRLVRPLHALTGAAQRMRDGLDSEPVPVGLDNEIGRLAAAFNDMAAHRARLEEQRKAMVSDVAHELRTPLSNIRGWLEAAQDGLAEPDPAFVSSLLEEAVQLQHIIDDLQDLGAADAGALRLHPEPVRADELLVQVAAAHQGLAETADIALTVSTPPPGTPRPPLLHADPVRLRQAVSNLVSNAVRHTPAGGRVSLRAYVNAAGDEVALEVADTGSGIPPADVPHVFDRFWRAEKSRNRSTGGSGLGLAIVLKLAEAHGGTATVMSTEGLGSVFTVRLPVAPGGAADDLPGGGGAGKAEETAARP; encoded by the coding sequence ATGCGTCGTCGTCGACCTGACGGGCCGCGCACCCGGCTGCCGCTCCGCAAGAGCCTGCTCGGCCGGCTGCTGACCGTGTCGGCGCTGGTGGCCTCGTGCTCGGTCGCCGCCACCGCCTGGATCGCCGTGCAGACGACCTCCGGCGCGATCCGCCAGGAGCAGGGGCAGAACCTCAGCGCCGATGCCAAGATCTACAACAGCCTGCTGGGGTACGCGGCCACCCATCCCGGCTGGGACGGCGTCGACGGCATGGCGCGCGAGCTGGCCCGGCGGTCCGAGCGCCGGATCGTGCTGACCACCCAGGACCGGCATCCGCTCTTCGACTCCGCCGTCAACTCCCCGTCCGGGAAGACCGATCCGTCCGCCGCGCCGCTGGCGCCACAGGCTTCGGCGGTCGTCGACCCGCTCTCCGTCGACACCGTACTGGTGCCCGACTCCGCCTCCGCCGACGCGGACCGCGTCGACCCGCGCGCGGTGGGCCCGTTCCTGCTGACCGAGGAGGAACGCACCCGGCTGCGGCGGACCGCCGCGGCGAATGTGGAGTGCCTCGGCAGCATGGGCATCGCCGCCGACGTCGTCGAGAGCCCGAGCGGGCGGCCCCGCATCCAGTTGGTGAGCAACGACACCGACCCCATGGAACGGAAGTGCCTGGACGATGTGCCGGCCGTTCCCACCGCGACCGAGAAGAAGGCCCTCCAGGAACTCAACCAGCTGTCCGACGCCTGCCTGGAGCGCCAGGACCGCAAGGGCGTCAGACTCAACCTCGACCTGTCCTGGGGCCGGGAGGCCGTGCCCTCACTCGTGGCGACCCGGCCCGATGAGGCCCCCAGCTCCATGCCCGCCACCGGCGCCGAGGAGGAGCTGGCGGCGCGGCAGGACCGCGCGCGGAAGGCCGAGGCGGCCCGCATGCCGCCCGTCGGCCGGCCGGGGCCCCTCAACAGCCGGTACGACCGGGCCGTCGCCGCCTGCGTCGCCAGCGCCCGCCGCGAACAGCTCACGTCCTATGTCGCCGCGCCCGCGCTGCTGTTCATCGACACCCCCGGTGGCGCGGTCAGTGTGCCGGGGCTCGACCTCTCCCCGGCCAACACCGCACGCATCGCCGGGGTCACGGCCCTCGTCCTCGCGCTCACCGTCGGCGCCTCGGTCATCGCCGGAACCCGCCTCGTACGCCCCCTGCACGCGCTCACCGGCGCCGCGCAGCGGATGCGGGACGGCCTGGACTCCGAGCCCGTGCCGGTCGGTCTCGACAACGAGATCGGACGGCTGGCCGCGGCGTTCAACGACATGGCGGCCCACCGCGCCCGGCTGGAGGAACAGCGCAAGGCGATGGTCAGCGACGTCGCCCACGAACTGCGCACCCCGCTGAGCAACATCCGCGGCTGGCTGGAGGCGGCGCAGGACGGTCTGGCCGAGCCGGACCCGGCGTTCGTCTCCTCGCTGCTGGAGGAGGCGGTGCAGCTCCAGCACATCATCGACGACCTCCAGGACCTCGGGGCGGCCGACGCGGGCGCGCTGCGGCTGCACCCGGAGCCGGTACGGGCCGACGAGCTGCTCGTCCAGGTCGCCGCGGCACACCAGGGTCTGGCCGAGACCGCGGACATCGCCCTGACGGTCTCCACGCCGCCGCCCGGCACCCCCCGGCCCCCGCTGCTGCACGCCGACCCGGTCCGGCTCCGGCAGGCCGTCAGCAACCTGGTCTCCAACGCGGTACGCCACACCCCGGCCGGCGGCCGGGTGAGCCTGCGCGCATACGTCAACGCCGCCGGGGACGAAGTGGCCCTGGAGGTGGCCGACACCGGCAGCGGTATCCCGCCGGCGGACGTCCCCCATGTGTTCGACCGCTTCTGGCGGGCGGAGAAGTCCCGCAACCGGAGCACCGGCGGCAGCGGTCTCGGCCTGGCGATCGTCCTCAAGCTGGCCGAGGCCCACGGCGGTACGGCGACGGTGATGAGCACCGAGGGACTGGGCTCGGTCTTCACCGTACGGCTGCCGGTCGCGCCGGGCGGTGCGGCGGATGACCTGCCCGGCGGCGGGGGAGCGGGGAAGGCCGAGGAGACCGCGGCGCGGCCCTGA
- a CDS encoding response regulator transcription factor: MVAEDDAKQAELVRRYLEHEGHTVTVVADGRAALDGVRHREPDLLVLDVMMPRADGLDVVRILRAESREVPVLMLTARSTEDDLLLGLDLGADDYMTKPFSPRELMARVRTLLRRNRRPTGPAAAPGPVVVDDETLSVGALRVDPVRHEVSVGGTPVVCTPGEFRILAAMATEPDRVFSRQRLLEELHGFDKYISNRTVDVHIMHLRKKIERAPRRPARLITVFGVGYKLTDPAKTDPAKADPAKADPAKTGSAKTDPTRTHPTREKARDASSST; the protein is encoded by the coding sequence ATGGTCGCCGAAGACGACGCGAAGCAGGCCGAACTCGTGCGCCGCTATCTGGAGCACGAGGGACACACGGTCACCGTCGTCGCGGACGGCCGCGCCGCCCTCGACGGGGTGCGGCACCGGGAACCCGACCTGCTGGTGCTCGATGTGATGATGCCCCGGGCCGACGGCCTCGACGTGGTGCGGATCCTGCGCGCCGAGTCCCGGGAGGTGCCGGTGCTGATGCTCACGGCCCGCAGTACCGAGGACGATCTGCTGCTCGGTCTCGACCTCGGCGCCGACGACTACATGACCAAGCCGTTCAGTCCGCGTGAACTGATGGCCCGCGTAAGGACGTTACTGCGCCGCAACCGGCGTCCCACCGGACCGGCCGCCGCTCCCGGCCCCGTCGTGGTGGACGACGAGACGCTGTCGGTGGGCGCGCTCAGGGTCGATCCGGTACGGCACGAGGTGTCGGTCGGGGGAACGCCGGTCGTGTGCACGCCCGGTGAGTTCCGTATCCTCGCCGCGATGGCGACGGAGCCGGACCGGGTCTTCTCCCGGCAGCGGCTTCTGGAGGAGCTGCACGGCTTCGACAAGTACATCAGCAACCGCACCGTCGATGTGCACATCATGCATCTGCGCAAGAAGATCGAGCGCGCCCCGAGACGGCCGGCCCGGCTGATCACCGTGTTCGGCGTCGGCTACAAACTGACGGACCCGGCGAAGACGGACCCGGCGAAGGCAGACCCGGCGAAGGCAGACCCGGCGAAGACGGGCTCGGCGAAGACAGACCCCACGAGGACACACCCCACCAGAGAGAAGGCGCGCGATGCGTCGTCGTCGACCTGA
- a CDS encoding tetratricopeptide repeat protein, whose product MTQQQEPVRDDAVRGKAFAPEYQGALGSLSVNSSLTDVLVRGIEELRAAEAAGERREMAKCGLAVAEAYRRLGMVPEADAAWKASYRSARTVRDVGAMAWALWSGGTLARQRGSLPLAYRLLRLAAELGERGGDVVVRGYSLAGLAETGRIQGDYQAVGKLHEQLLAEARRRGEARHTVWALEGIAQMHRNTGSYDTALALFEEAAQTAGSADDQRGRAWALRGIADVVSIRDGDVERALALLSEAEVTCRAMRLSSALAYNHKMRGNVLYRAGRYAEARDNYLVSLDEFREMNESRGTALSRLGLAKSLARLGRDGAETAAELAELRHTLDRIGLRHARDMVDKAVAELGVGPLPSDGEGAGGALSGSGSGAGSGSGSGSGFEGARR is encoded by the coding sequence ATGACGCAGCAGCAGGAACCGGTGCGGGACGACGCGGTACGGGGCAAGGCGTTCGCGCCGGAGTACCAGGGCGCCCTCGGCTCGCTGTCGGTGAACTCCTCCCTGACCGATGTGCTGGTCAGAGGCATCGAGGAGCTGCGGGCGGCGGAGGCCGCCGGGGAGCGGCGCGAGATGGCCAAGTGCGGGCTCGCCGTGGCGGAGGCGTACCGGCGGCTGGGGATGGTGCCGGAGGCCGACGCGGCGTGGAAGGCCAGTTACCGATCGGCCCGTACCGTGCGGGACGTGGGGGCGATGGCGTGGGCGTTGTGGAGCGGGGGCACACTCGCCCGGCAGCGCGGGTCGCTGCCGCTCGCGTACCGGCTGCTGCGGCTCGCGGCCGAGCTGGGGGAACGCGGCGGCGATGTGGTGGTACGCGGCTATTCGCTCGCCGGACTGGCGGAGACGGGACGGATCCAGGGCGACTACCAGGCCGTCGGGAAACTGCACGAACAGCTGCTCGCCGAGGCCCGGCGGCGCGGCGAGGCACGGCACACGGTGTGGGCGCTGGAGGGCATCGCGCAGATGCACCGCAACACCGGTTCGTACGACACCGCGCTCGCCCTCTTCGAGGAGGCCGCGCAGACGGCGGGCAGCGCCGACGACCAGCGCGGGCGTGCCTGGGCGCTGCGCGGGATAGCCGATGTGGTGTCGATACGCGACGGGGATGTGGAGCGGGCGCTGGCGCTGCTCTCCGAGGCCGAAGTCACCTGCCGTGCCATGCGGTTGTCGAGCGCGCTGGCGTACAACCACAAGATGCGCGGCAACGTGCTCTACCGCGCCGGACGTTACGCGGAGGCCCGGGACAACTACCTTGTCTCGCTGGATGAGTTCCGCGAGATGAACGAGTCGCGCGGTACGGCCCTGTCCCGGCTCGGGCTCGCCAAGTCCCTCGCCCGGCTGGGCCGGGACGGCGCGGAGACCGCCGCCGAGCTGGCCGAACTGCGGCACACCCTGGACCGGATCGGGCTGCGGCACGCGCGGGACATGGTGGACAAGGCGGTGGCGGAGCTGGGCGTGGGGCCGCTGCCGTCGGACGGGGAGGGGGCCGGGGGCGCGCTGTCGGGCTCGGGCTCGGGCGCCGGATCGGGCTCCGGATCGGGCTCCGGCTTCGAGGGGGCGCGGCGATGA
- a CDS encoding polyprenyl synthetase family protein, with the protein MTSPVTSAPAAPAALTAPETLHRCRELVRPGLAAAIGRLHPWTAEMAAFSFGWRDTGGTPASGASEGKGLRQALAVLSAEAVGADSADAVAGAVAVELIHAFSLLHDDIMDGDAMRRKRETVWKAYGTGPAVLAGDALFALAVETLAGTPGAHTAAAVRRLSGTLTELVRGQAEDLLFEARPWTGPRAVRPDEYRSMAEQKTGALLGCAAALGGLLGGAPAPTVTALDRAGRHLGVAFQAVDDLLGIWGDPAVTGKPVHGDLRKRKKTYPVLAALAGDGPAARELAVLLDSGRPPGDTGHGTAYGIGQDSTGQDGTGDDGVTARAAALVEEAGGRAATLHEARRHLDAARACLDGAALAPYARRDLHALLDFLPHRTV; encoded by the coding sequence ATGACCTCTCCGGTGACCTCCGCTCCCGCTGCCCCCGCCGCCCTCACCGCGCCCGAAACCCTCCACCGCTGCCGCGAGTTGGTACGCCCCGGGCTGGCGGCCGCCATCGGGCGGCTGCACCCGTGGACGGCGGAGATGGCCGCCTTCTCGTTCGGCTGGCGCGACACCGGCGGCACCCCTGCCTCCGGGGCGTCCGAGGGCAAGGGGCTGCGCCAGGCCCTCGCCGTACTGAGCGCCGAGGCCGTCGGGGCGGACAGCGCGGACGCGGTCGCGGGGGCGGTCGCCGTCGAGCTGATCCACGCCTTCTCGCTGCTGCACGACGACATCATGGACGGCGACGCGATGCGCCGGAAGCGGGAGACCGTATGGAAGGCGTACGGCACCGGGCCCGCCGTACTCGCCGGTGACGCGCTCTTCGCGCTCGCCGTGGAGACGCTCGCCGGGACCCCGGGGGCGCACACGGCGGCCGCCGTGCGGCGGCTGAGCGGGACGCTGACCGAGCTGGTCCGGGGACAGGCCGAGGACCTGCTCTTCGAGGCGCGCCCGTGGACGGGGCCCCGGGCCGTACGGCCCGACGAGTACCGGTCCATGGCGGAGCAGAAGACCGGCGCCCTCCTCGGCTGCGCCGCCGCGCTCGGCGGGCTGCTCGGCGGGGCGCCCGCACCGACCGTCACGGCGCTGGACCGGGCCGGACGCCATCTCGGCGTGGCCTTCCAGGCCGTGGACGACCTGCTCGGCATCTGGGGCGACCCGGCGGTGACCGGAAAACCCGTGCACGGCGATCTGCGGAAGCGGAAGAAGACCTACCCCGTGCTCGCCGCCCTCGCCGGGGACGGACCGGCCGCCCGTGAGCTGGCCGTACTGCTCGACTCCGGCCGCCCGCCGGGCGACACCGGCCACGGAACGGCGTACGGCATCGGCCAGGACAGCACCGGACAGGACGGCACCGGAGACGACGGCGTCACGGCTCGCGCCGCCGCGCTCGTCGAGGAGGCCGGCGGCCGGGCCGCCACGCTCCACGAGGCCCGGCGCCACCTCGACGCCGCCCGCGCCTGCCTGGACGGCGCGGCGCTCGCCCCGTACGCGCGACGCGACCTGCACGCGCTGCTCGACTTCCTGCCGCACCGTACGGTCTGA
- a CDS encoding oxygenase MpaB family protein: MSDGTRGPGPGPELRPGPESVVGSAGSPPENAENAENTVNAESTENAESTENAENTPSAFARLVLETMPEESRVGLTLGFVRTYGIPEIARVLHGTGRMLNEPRGRAKATGVAMFGLIGRGLDSAEGRRIVDGLRRVHDRPDITPELMAYVLACFTVCPLRFIDAHGHRAVTGAERADADAFHRGLSDALGLPEPPGGGHAGDGLAGVEGWMRDFESRRFAPSDAGRALWRATSDGLLAARLPAPLAPLAPAVAAALLDPPLRTALGVRRAPAPVRALVTYALRRRARSRRGGS; encoded by the coding sequence ATGAGCGACGGGACGCGGGGACCAGGGCCGGGGCCGGAGCTGCGGCCGGGGCCGGAGAGCGTGGTGGGTTCGGCCGGATCACCGCCCGAGAACGCCGAGAACGCCGAGAACACCGTGAACGCCGAGAGCACTGAGAACGCCGAGAGCACTGAGAACGCCGAGAACACGCCCAGCGCCTTCGCGCGGCTCGTTCTGGAGACGATGCCCGAGGAGTCCCGCGTCGGGCTCACCCTCGGCTTCGTCCGCACCTACGGCATCCCCGAGATCGCCCGCGTCCTGCACGGCACGGGCCGGATGCTCAACGAGCCGCGCGGCCGGGCCAAGGCGACCGGCGTGGCCATGTTCGGCCTGATCGGGCGCGGGCTGGACAGCGCCGAGGGGCGGCGGATCGTGGACGGGCTGCGCCGGGTGCACGACCGGCCGGACATCACACCGGAGCTGATGGCGTACGTGCTGGCCTGTTTCACCGTGTGCCCGCTGCGGTTCATCGACGCCCACGGACACCGCGCGGTCACCGGCGCGGAACGTGCCGACGCCGACGCCTTCCACCGAGGGCTCTCGGACGCCCTCGGGCTGCCCGAACCGCCGGGCGGCGGGCACGCGGGCGACGGGCTGGCGGGCGTCGAGGGCTGGATGCGCGACTTCGAGAGCCGCCGGTTCGCCCCGAGCGACGCGGGCCGCGCGCTCTGGCGGGCCACCAGCGACGGCCTGCTGGCCGCCAGGCTGCCCGCGCCGCTCGCCCCGCTGGCCCCGGCGGTGGCGGCGGCGCTGCTGGACCCGCCGCTGCGTACGGCGCTGGGGGTACGGCGTGCTCCCGCACCGGTCCGCGCCCTCGTGACGTACGCGCTGCGGCGGCGCGCCCGCTCCCGGCGCGGCGGTTCCTGA
- a CDS encoding MAB_1171c family putative transporter, with product MSDVATAPPEALFNTVYLTIGTIAWLVAALKFRAWRRDPSPGLLVVALTIAAPATAFLVAAPVLYRMIDRVAHRGNLATLFVYLGITGFSAAAVVLARMWTPPKERSGVRVWEVAGAQTWRQVRRRLAAFAVLVPVMIVLFLAGGAGGPETPLTFDTTFATRPGIALFLVLYQGLFGFALIDISRVCRGHAARLPAGPLRRGIRLIALGGLVACGYVLCKLVAIGAAFAEVTGTEWLSTAVGPVFAALGAVLITAGFGGPAVAAWTRRRRDYQALRPLWDLAYRADERLALEEPASAWTERLAFQDLEWRTARRGLEIRDGQLTLRPWVDPAVVAAATEVADRAGLDDDERVALTVAAALRGAAAALRAGIPPRPREDQVPLPGLDTEPAQERTHLVRVARCLYAPLTGEALAVVEGAR from the coding sequence ATGTCTGACGTCGCGACCGCACCGCCCGAGGCGCTGTTCAACACCGTCTACCTCACCATCGGCACGATCGCCTGGCTCGTGGCGGCCCTGAAGTTCCGCGCCTGGCGCCGGGATCCGTCACCCGGTCTGCTCGTCGTCGCGCTGACCATCGCGGCGCCCGCCACCGCGTTCCTGGTGGCCGCGCCGGTGCTGTACCGGATGATCGACCGGGTCGCGCATCGGGGCAATCTGGCGACGCTGTTCGTCTATCTGGGCATCACCGGTTTCTCCGCCGCTGCCGTGGTGCTGGCGCGCATGTGGACCCCGCCGAAGGAGCGCTCCGGGGTGCGGGTGTGGGAAGTGGCCGGTGCGCAGACCTGGCGCCAGGTACGGCGGCGGCTCGCGGCGTTCGCCGTGCTGGTGCCCGTGATGATCGTCCTGTTCCTCGCGGGGGGAGCCGGCGGCCCGGAGACGCCCCTCACGTTCGACACCACCTTCGCGACGCGGCCGGGCATCGCGCTCTTCCTCGTCCTCTACCAGGGGCTGTTCGGCTTCGCGCTGATCGATATCAGCCGGGTGTGCCGCGGCCACGCCGCGCGGCTGCCCGCCGGGCCGCTGCGGCGGGGCATCCGGCTGATCGCGCTCGGCGGGCTGGTCGCGTGCGGCTACGTCCTGTGCAAACTCGTCGCGATCGGCGCGGCGTTCGCCGAGGTCACGGGTACGGAGTGGCTGAGCACGGCCGTCGGCCCCGTCTTCGCCGCGCTCGGCGCCGTCCTCATCACCGCCGGATTCGGCGGACCGGCCGTCGCCGCCTGGACCCGGCGGCGCCGCGACTACCAGGCGCTGCGCCCGCTCTGGGACCTGGCCTACCGCGCCGACGAGCGGCTGGCCCTGGAGGAGCCCGCGTCGGCCTGGACCGAGCGGCTCGCCTTCCAGGACCTGGAGTGGCGCACCGCCCGGCGCGGACTGGAGATACGGGACGGTCAGCTGACCCTGCGCCCATGGGTCGACCCCGCGGTGGTCGCCGCCGCCACGGAAGTCGCCGACCGGGCCGGTCTGGACGACGACGAACGGGTGGCGCTGACCGTGGCCGCCGCGCTGCGCGGCGCGGCGGCGGCCCTGCGGGCCGGAATCCCGCCCCGCCCGCGCGAGGACCAGGTTCCGCTGCCGGGCCTGGACACGGAACCGGCGCAGGAGCGTACGCACTTGGTCCGGGTCGCGCGCTGTCTGTACGCGCCCCTGACCGGGGAGGCGCTGGCCGTGGTGGAGGGGGCGCGATGA
- a CDS encoding helix-turn-helix domain-containing protein: MATDSPRAEASAPRPDDDGDFSDSPDSLDSPDSPDSPDFAGRFRRVISVIYPKDLGRPWRDSEIAEGTGLSGTYIGNLRKGTQKPSLENAVKIAKFFGVPLDYFSDSATAQAVERDLRKIEALRDARVERIAMRAAGLPPEMQDAALTVVEQLRKAVGLPEGQGDDRFDGRSDGRAEGRPDGQAEGRSRE; this comes from the coding sequence ATGGCCACCGATTCTCCCCGCGCAGAGGCGTCGGCTCCCCGACCCGACGACGACGGGGACTTCTCCGACTCCCCGGATTCCTTGGATTCCCCGGACTCCCCGGACTCCCCGGACTTCGCGGGACGCTTCCGGCGCGTGATCTCGGTGATCTACCCGAAGGACCTGGGCCGGCCCTGGCGGGACTCGGAGATCGCCGAGGGCACCGGCCTGAGCGGGACGTACATCGGGAACCTCCGCAAGGGCACCCAGAAGCCCAGCCTGGAGAACGCGGTGAAGATCGCGAAGTTCTTCGGCGTTCCGCTCGACTACTTCAGCGACTCCGCCACCGCGCAGGCGGTCGAGCGCGACCTGCGGAAGATCGAGGCGCTCCGGGACGCCCGGGTGGAGCGCATCGCGATGCGGGCTGCCGGGCTGCCCCCGGAGATGCAGGACGCCGCGCTGACCGTGGTGGAGCAGCTGCGCAAGGCGGTGGGGCTGCCGGAGGGGCAGGGCGACGACCGATTCGACGGCCGGTCCGACGGGCGAGCGGAGGGCCGGCCCGACGGGCAGGCGGAGGGCCGGTCCCGGGAGTGA
- a CDS encoding sulfatase, with amino-acid sequence MSLWTRSHQLPHKDPDTDTEAPLQKQKQKQEQEQDPPPDDTGTESGTGTGTGTESDTSAPARPGAVQILAYTVTALAAALVLCALLLPNRTDLLTPGAFARIPVEAIFGAALLLVLPPRPRLIASVAGGLVLGVLTLMSLLDMGFYTFLDRPFDPVLDWILFGDAKSFLDDSIGRVGAMGVTIGVIVLALALPALLTLAVVRLGRITARHSAVATRSTLVLGTVWLVCASLGAQVAGVPLASSSAADHIDTSATLVADGIKDRRVFAEEARVDAFSGKPPGQLLTGLRGKDVIFAFIESYGRSAIDDPTMAPQIEAVLERGTRQLDRAGFSARSGYLTSPVSGAGSWLAHTTFMSGMWVKNQQRYRSVTSSDRLTLTDAFRRTGDWRTVGIMPGVTRSWPEGKFFGLDHIYDSRQMGYQGPKFSWSPVPDQFSLEAFQRLEHGKPDHEPLMAEIILATSHNPWAPLPEMVDWDEIGDGSIYHDIKKAGKDPKEVWTDSAKVRNEYRHAIEYSVHSLVSYLEKYGDDDTVLVFLGDHQPNTTVTGTDAGRDVPISIVARDPAVLDRIDGWNWDDGLMPGKDAPVWRMDRFRDRFLTAYGPTGGAR; translated from the coding sequence TTGTCGCTCTGGACGCGTTCTCATCAACTGCCGCACAAAGATCCGGATACGGATACGGAGGCCCCCCTCCAGAAGCAGAAGCAGAAGCAGGAGCAGGAGCAGGACCCGCCACCGGACGACACCGGTACGGAATCCGGCACCGGCACCGGCACCGGCACGGAATCCGACACCAGCGCCCCCGCCCGACCCGGCGCCGTACAGATCCTGGCGTACACCGTCACCGCGCTGGCCGCCGCGCTCGTGCTCTGCGCGCTGCTCCTGCCCAACCGGACGGATCTGCTGACGCCCGGCGCGTTCGCGCGGATCCCCGTGGAAGCGATCTTCGGCGCTGCGCTGCTGCTGGTCCTGCCGCCGAGGCCCCGGCTGATCGCCTCGGTGGCGGGCGGGCTGGTGCTCGGGGTGCTGACGCTCATGAGCCTGCTCGACATGGGGTTCTATACGTTCCTCGACCGGCCGTTCGACCCGGTACTCGACTGGATTCTGTTCGGCGACGCCAAGTCGTTCCTGGACGACTCGATCGGCCGGGTCGGCGCGATGGGCGTGACCATCGGGGTCATCGTGCTCGCCCTCGCCCTGCCCGCCCTCCTCACGCTGGCCGTCGTCCGGCTGGGCCGGATCACGGCGCGCCACAGCGCGGTGGCGACGCGGAGCACACTCGTACTCGGCACCGTCTGGCTCGTCTGCGCATCGCTCGGCGCGCAGGTCGCCGGCGTACCGCTCGCTTCGAGCAGTGCGGCGGACCACATCGACACCAGCGCCACGCTGGTGGCGGACGGCATCAAGGACCGGCGCGTCTTCGCCGAGGAGGCGCGCGTCGACGCGTTCTCCGGCAAGCCGCCCGGCCAACTCCTCACCGGGCTGCGCGGCAAGGACGTCATCTTCGCGTTCATCGAGAGCTACGGCCGCAGCGCGATCGACGACCCCACGATGGCGCCGCAGATCGAGGCCGTACTCGAACGCGGCACGCGGCAGCTGGACCGGGCGGGCTTCTCCGCGCGCAGCGGCTACCTCACCTCGCCCGTCTCGGGCGCCGGGAGCTGGCTGGCGCACACCACCTTCATGTCGGGCATGTGGGTCAAGAACCAGCAGCGCTACCGCAGTGTGACGTCGAGCGACCGGCTCACCCTCACCGACGCGTTCCGGCGCACCGGCGACTGGCGCACGGTCGGCATCATGCCGGGCGTCACCCGGTCCTGGCCGGAGGGGAAGTTCTTCGGCCTCGACCACATCTACGACTCGCGCCAAATGGGCTACCAGGGACCGAAGTTCAGCTGGTCACCGGTCCCCGACCAGTTCAGCTTGGAGGCCTTCCAGCGGCTGGAGCACGGCAAGCCGGACCACGAGCCGCTGATGGCGGAGATCATCCTCGCGACCAGTCACAACCCGTGGGCGCCCCTTCCCGAGATGGTCGACTGGGACGAGATCGGCGACGGCTCGATCTACCACGACATCAAGAAGGCGGGCAAGGACCCCAAGGAGGTGTGGACGGACAGCGCCAAGGTGCGCAACGAGTACCGGCATGCCATCGAGTACTCGGTGCACAGCCTGGTGTCGTACTTGGAGAAGTACGGCGACGACGACACGGTGCTCGTCTTCCTCGGCGACCACCAGCCCAACACCACGGTCACCGGCACCGACGCGGGCCGTGACGTACCGATCTCGATCGTCGCCCGCGACCCGGCCGTGCTGGACCGGATCGACGGCTGGAACTGGGACGACGGCCTGATGCCGGGCAAGGACGCGCCGGTGTGGCGGATGGACCGCTTCCGCGACCGCTTCCTGACGGCGTACGGTCCGACCGGCGGCGCCCGTTAG